The Nocardioides sp. S5 genome includes a window with the following:
- a CDS encoding threonine/serine exporter family protein, with amino-acid sequence MDQHDSFSGDSEPTEEAEAAARAEAAREVHLTMDLCLRIGEMLLSSGAGAADVTATMRSVADHLGLRQAEIDVTFTALSMSFQRSPDDVPMLMMRHVQQRDIDYEDLTAVDHLVRDILTDRADLYLARSRMATIVSLGHAFPRWAVTVAWAVMAAAVGVFLGGGLVVSVVAAVSATLIDRVQIVLARRRLPFFYLQVAGGAIATLLAAGVAATPIEVDPSLAVTANIIMLLAGIGLMGAVQDALTGFYLTSSARLIEAMMSTAGIIAGVALGISVADTLGFELGRLVPGKLGSISELPFVLAGAAVSAAAFSVACYAPRRAVLPIAVTTATAALVSQAVELNGFGRVAGAGMAAFFIGLVAYAVAGRVRVPPLVVAVPAIVPFLPGLSIYRGLTFLADGGYFVSQGILALMTAISVAIALASGVILGEYVAQPLKREARRLESRLAGPRLVGPFRAMTRAERRAVRKQSDG; translated from the coding sequence GTGGACCAGCACGACAGCTTCTCCGGAGACAGCGAACCGACCGAGGAGGCCGAGGCCGCCGCGCGCGCCGAGGCCGCTCGCGAGGTGCACCTGACGATGGACCTGTGCCTGCGGATCGGGGAGATGCTGCTCTCCTCGGGAGCGGGTGCCGCCGACGTCACGGCCACGATGCGCTCGGTCGCCGACCACCTCGGGCTGCGCCAGGCCGAGATCGACGTGACCTTCACGGCGCTGTCGATGAGCTTCCAGCGCTCGCCCGACGACGTACCGATGCTGATGATGCGCCACGTGCAGCAGCGCGACATCGACTACGAGGACCTCACCGCCGTCGACCACCTCGTGCGCGACATCCTCACCGACCGGGCCGACCTCTACCTCGCGCGCTCCCGGATGGCCACCATCGTCTCGCTCGGCCACGCCTTCCCGCGCTGGGCGGTGACCGTCGCGTGGGCGGTGATGGCCGCGGCGGTCGGCGTCTTCCTCGGTGGCGGCCTGGTGGTGTCGGTGGTGGCGGCCGTCTCGGCCACGCTGATCGACCGGGTGCAGATCGTGCTGGCCCGTCGGCGGCTGCCGTTCTTCTACCTCCAGGTCGCCGGCGGCGCGATCGCCACGCTGCTCGCCGCGGGGGTGGCCGCCACCCCGATCGAGGTCGATCCGTCGCTCGCGGTGACCGCCAACATCATCATGCTGCTCGCCGGCATCGGCCTGATGGGTGCGGTGCAGGACGCGCTCACCGGCTTCTACCTCACCTCGAGCGCGCGCCTCATCGAGGCGATGATGTCGACCGCAGGCATCATCGCCGGCGTCGCGCTGGGCATCTCGGTCGCCGACACCCTCGGCTTCGAGCTCGGCCGGCTGGTGCCCGGCAAGCTCGGCAGCATCTCCGAGCTCCCGTTCGTGCTGGCCGGGGCTGCCGTCTCGGCGGCGGCCTTCAGCGTCGCCTGCTACGCCCCGCGCCGCGCCGTGCTGCCGATCGCCGTGACCACGGCGACGGCCGCGCTCGTCTCCCAGGCCGTCGAGCTCAACGGCTTCGGCCGGGTGGCGGGCGCCGGGATGGCGGCGTTCTTCATCGGTCTCGTCGCCTACGCCGTCGCCGGCCGGGTGCGGGTGCCCCCGCTGGTCGTCGCGGTCCCCGCGATCGTGCCGTTCCTGCCCGGTCTGTCGATCTACCGCGGCCTGACGTTCCTCGCCGACGGCGGCTACTTCGTCTCCCAGGGGATCCTGGCGCTGATGACCGCGATCTCGGTCGCCATCGCGCTGGCCTCCGGAGTGATCCTGGGGGAGTACGTCGCCCAGCCGCTGAAGCGCGAGGCCCGCAGGCTCGAGAGCCGGCTCGCCGGCCCGCGCCTGGTCGGACCGTTCCGCGCGATGACCCGCGCCGAGCGGCGGGCGGTCAGGAAGCAGTCAGACGGCTGA
- a CDS encoding glutamate--cysteine ligase — MRIDFHASQRPTLGVEWELSLVDRVTRDLVSVASEVHELAGGRLDDPTRLHKELLRNTVEVVTGICDTVGEAVVDLRDTLSVVVPAAQELGVDLLGAGSHPFADWSHQQLTEGHRYAELINRTQWWGRQMLIWGVHVHVGMPERDRVMPVLASLLTTYPHLLALSASSPIWAGQDTGYASNRALMFQQLPTAGLPFTFDTWAEFEACIADQTTTGIIDSMSDVRWDLRPAPHLGTLENRICDGMSDLGEVAALTALMHCLVVDLDTRLAAGETLPTLPPWQVQENKWRAARYGLDAIVILDDTNRERLVTDDLDDLLERLTPVAKRLDCEAELRTVADIPRRGASYQRQRAVAHESGGDLVAVVDALVAELAHSLEA, encoded by the coding sequence ATGCGTATCGACTTCCACGCGTCGCAGCGGCCCACGCTCGGCGTCGAGTGGGAGCTCTCCCTCGTCGACCGGGTCACCCGCGACCTGGTCAGCGTCGCCTCCGAGGTCCACGAGCTGGCCGGCGGCCGTCTCGACGACCCGACCCGGCTCCACAAGGAGCTGCTGCGCAACACCGTCGAGGTCGTGACCGGCATCTGCGACACCGTCGGTGAGGCCGTCGTCGACCTCCGCGACACCCTCTCGGTCGTCGTGCCGGCCGCCCAGGAGCTCGGCGTCGACCTGCTCGGGGCCGGCTCGCACCCCTTCGCCGACTGGTCGCACCAGCAGCTCACCGAGGGCCACCGCTACGCCGAGCTCATCAACCGCACCCAGTGGTGGGGCCGCCAGATGCTCATCTGGGGCGTGCACGTGCACGTCGGGATGCCCGAGCGCGACCGGGTGATGCCCGTGCTCGCCTCGCTCCTGACGACGTACCCGCATCTCCTCGCGCTGTCGGCGAGCTCGCCGATCTGGGCCGGGCAGGACACCGGCTACGCCTCCAACCGGGCGCTGATGTTCCAGCAGCTGCCGACCGCCGGGCTGCCGTTCACCTTCGACACGTGGGCCGAGTTCGAGGCCTGCATCGCCGACCAGACCACGACCGGGATCATCGACTCGATGTCCGACGTGCGCTGGGACCTGCGGCCCGCGCCGCACCTCGGCACGCTGGAGAACCGCATCTGCGACGGCATGTCGGACCTCGGCGAGGTCGCCGCCCTCACCGCCCTGATGCACTGCCTCGTCGTCGACCTCGACACCCGCCTCGCTGCCGGCGAGACCCTCCCGACGCTGCCGCCGTGGCAGGTCCAGGAGAACAAGTGGCGCGCCGCGCGCTACGGCCTCGACGCGATCGTGATCCTCGACGACACCAACCGCGAGCGCCTGGTCACCGACGACCTCGACGACCTGCTCGAGCGGCTCACACCCGTGGCGAAGCGCCTGGACTGCGAGGCAGAGCTGCGCACCGTCGCCGACATCCCGCGGCGCGGGGCGTCCTACCAGCGTCAGCGGGCCGTCGCGCACGAGTCCGGCGGCGACCTGGTCGCCGTCGTCGACGCCCTGGTCGCCGAGCTCGCCCACTCGCTCGAGGCCTGA
- a CDS encoding wax ester/triacylglycerol synthase family O-acyltransferase, with product MVDPIDPTATGFLLAENRNMPMHVGGLQLFEKPEGAGRGYVREMYEQMRDVEQVAPLFLKHPHRSVRTAGQLVWQPDEQFDIEHHVRHSALPKPGRIRELLELCSRLHSTRLAWERPLWEATVIEGLRDGRVAMYTKTHHALVDGVSAMRLLASVLSTDADERNMPAPWAMRPRAPRQQEPSDDGGASLADVSAATVRTALAIASEAAGMPGALVRTLNKSVRNETSALSLYAPRTMINQNITGSRRFAAQDWPVERLRAVGKATGTTINDVVLAMVSGAMRTYLLDMDALPETTLVSMVPVGLNAKQSQLASSDGGNAVGAVMVQLGTHLADPADRLTAINKSMKDGKDGLSAMTPTQILAMSALGQAPAILGPVFRMQGIVRPPYNLIVSNVPGPRTTHYWNGAKLTGTYPLSIPINGMALNITCTSYDGKMCFGLTGCRRTVPSLQVLLTHLDDELKALERAAGVR from the coding sequence GTGGTGGACCCGATCGACCCGACAGCGACCGGCTTCCTGCTCGCGGAGAACCGCAACATGCCGATGCACGTCGGCGGGCTCCAGCTCTTCGAGAAGCCCGAGGGCGCGGGCCGCGGCTACGTCCGCGAGATGTACGAGCAGATGCGCGACGTCGAGCAGGTCGCTCCCCTCTTCCTCAAGCACCCGCACCGCTCCGTGCGTACGGCGGGCCAGCTGGTGTGGCAGCCCGACGAGCAGTTCGACATCGAGCACCACGTGCGTCACAGCGCGCTGCCCAAGCCCGGCCGGATCCGCGAGCTGCTCGAGCTGTGCTCGCGCCTGCACAGCACCCGCCTGGCGTGGGAGCGGCCGCTGTGGGAGGCCACGGTGATCGAGGGCCTGCGCGACGGCCGGGTCGCGATGTACACCAAGACCCACCACGCGCTCGTCGACGGCGTCTCTGCGATGCGCCTGCTCGCCAGCGTGCTCTCGACCGACGCCGACGAGCGCAACATGCCCGCCCCGTGGGCGATGCGGCCGCGCGCGCCGCGCCAGCAGGAGCCGAGCGACGACGGCGGTGCCTCGCTCGCCGACGTCTCGGCCGCCACCGTGCGTACGGCGCTCGCGATCGCGTCCGAGGCGGCCGGGATGCCCGGCGCACTGGTGCGCACCCTCAACAAGAGCGTGCGCAACGAGACCTCCGCGCTGTCGCTCTACGCCCCCCGCACGATGATCAACCAGAACATCACCGGCTCGCGCCGCTTCGCCGCCCAGGACTGGCCGGTCGAGCGGCTGCGGGCGGTCGGCAAGGCCACCGGCACCACGATCAACGACGTCGTGCTCGCGATGGTGAGCGGCGCGATGCGCACCTACCTGCTCGACATGGACGCGCTGCCCGAGACGACGCTGGTCTCGATGGTCCCCGTCGGCCTCAACGCCAAGCAGTCGCAGCTCGCGTCCTCCGACGGCGGCAACGCCGTGGGCGCGGTGATGGTGCAGCTCGGCACCCATCTCGCCGACCCGGCCGACCGGTTGACGGCGATCAACAAGTCGATGAAGGACGGCAAGGACGGGCTCTCGGCGATGACGCCGACCCAGATCCTCGCGATGAGCGCGCTCGGCCAGGCGCCGGCGATCCTCGGCCCGGTCTTCCGGATGCAGGGCATCGTGCGCCCGCCCTACAACCTCATCGTCAGCAACGTCCCCGGCCCCCGCACCACCCACTACTGGAACGGCGCGAAGCTCACCGGCACCTACCCCCTGTCCATCCCGATCAACGGCATGGCGCTCAACATCACCTGCACCTCCTACGACGGCAAGATGTGCTTCGGCCTGACCGGCTGCCGCCGCACCGTCCCGAGCCTGCAGGTCCTGCTGACCCACCTCGACGACGAGCTGAAGGCCCTCGAGCGCGCGGCCGGCGTCCGCTGA
- a CDS encoding site-specific DNA-methyltransferase, translated as MPVEPEPAVWNTLHAADNLDVLPRLEPGSVDVVYTDPPYNTGNDFAYADRFRDGSHADPFAGRHAAWTAMMRPRLEAVRAVLAPHGAVFVSIDDNEAAHLRLLMDEVFGEANFLAQIVVNLNPKGRQLGRGFATSHEYVLAYARHLPACAVDGSTTDSVDESDFPLSTPDGRRFRYLPLRNTNKKFNPLTAPTLHFALYGDPETGRVATTEFPGSRALTPVFGDGRPAVWRWSRPRVDERPDDLECRVIRGRTGERADIFQRDWLHREGGRRKKLRTIWLAEEIGSTDTAVAELKALVGHVFESPKPTGLVRRILATLPSDAVVLDPFAGSGTTGHAVALANAADGGTRRCISINSTEPTRPGSNAQLAGLATVADITRARLAAVAEQVGGGLAVVPSVVE; from the coding sequence GTGCCCGTCGAGCCCGAACCCGCCGTGTGGAACACCCTCCACGCCGCCGACAACCTCGACGTGCTGCCGCGGCTCGAGCCCGGGTCGGTCGACGTCGTCTACACCGACCCGCCCTACAACACCGGCAACGACTTCGCCTACGCCGACCGCTTCCGCGACGGTTCGCACGCCGACCCCTTCGCCGGGCGCCACGCCGCGTGGACCGCGATGATGCGCCCGCGCCTCGAGGCCGTGCGCGCGGTCCTTGCCCCGCACGGTGCGGTCTTCGTCAGCATCGACGACAACGAGGCCGCGCACCTGCGACTGCTGATGGACGAGGTCTTCGGCGAGGCCAACTTCCTGGCGCAGATCGTGGTCAACCTCAACCCCAAGGGCCGCCAGCTCGGCCGGGGCTTCGCGACCAGCCACGAGTACGTCCTGGCGTACGCCCGACACCTGCCCGCGTGCGCCGTCGACGGCAGCACCACCGACTCGGTCGACGAGTCGGACTTCCCGCTCAGCACCCCGGACGGGCGCCGCTTCCGCTACCTGCCGCTGCGCAACACCAACAAGAAGTTCAACCCGCTCACCGCCCCGACCCTGCACTTCGCGCTGTACGGCGACCCGGAGACCGGCCGCGTGGCCACCACCGAGTTCCCCGGCAGCAGGGCGCTCACCCCCGTCTTCGGCGACGGCCGGCCGGCGGTGTGGCGGTGGTCGCGGCCGCGGGTCGACGAGCGCCCCGACGACCTCGAGTGCCGGGTCATCCGCGGGCGCACCGGTGAGCGGGCCGACATCTTCCAGCGCGACTGGCTGCACCGCGAGGGCGGACGGCGCAAGAAGCTGCGCACCATCTGGCTGGCCGAGGAGATCGGCTCCACCGACACCGCCGTCGCCGAGCTCAAGGCGCTGGTCGGCCACGTCTTCGAGTCGCCGAAGCCCACCGGGCTCGTGCGCCGGATCCTCGCCACCCTGCCCAGCGACGCCGTCGTGCTCGACCCCTTCGCCGGCAGCGGGACCACCGGCCACGCCGTCGCGCTCGCCAACGCCGCCGACGGCGGCACCCGCCGGTGCATCAGCATCAACTCCACCGAACCCACCCGCCCGGGCTCCAACGCCCAGCTCGCCGGCCTGGCCACCGTCGCCGACATCACCCGGGCCCGCCTCGCCGCGGTCGCCGAGCAGGTCGGCGGCGGCCTTGCGGTGGTCCCCTCGGTGGTTGAGTAG
- a CDS encoding phosphodiester glycosidase family protein, whose product MSVFSRRPAASPSTSPSTSRPTSPLTRTRLLTIATAGVLVAGLGVGPSVADENGGTSDTASARGSLSGAQGGYRGRNQTSDGKPGTVVGPPPSLRGRSVQVKNDVSYQIAPGVVLREWDQVDGRQPIGQVRMNLVTVDLDAPNISFEELSPKYVTKRNTVSQLGRWNGVLGAVNGDFFDISETGAPLGVAIHHERGILNAAREGWIPGVNSSLWFDTTGPHVSPLTVQYTIRQRRAWTVSGLNHPEVPSGQIGVFTHDWNRTSGNDVLPADKKRAREVVLWKNRVVSNRPKLSDGRKIRKNNRVLVGVGPAAAKLAQLKPGKKITLSKRIEGGRPTVAISGDRPLLVNGLRSVINNTIAHPRTAVGIDADGRRLLILVVDGRSASSRGYTMVELADLMTALGAENALNLDGGGSSAMYTRTGTGAMGIVNEPSDGGERLVPNAFGVVYHAPLPPVVPILPPTVPPTPTPTPTVTPTPTPTP is encoded by the coding sequence GTGTCCGTCTTCTCGCGCCGCCCTGCTGCCTCCCCGTCGACCTCACCGTCGACCTCCCGGCCGACCTCGCCGCTGACCCGCACCCGGCTCCTCACCATCGCCACGGCCGGCGTGCTCGTGGCGGGACTGGGCGTCGGGCCGTCGGTCGCCGACGAGAATGGCGGCACCAGCGACACCGCCTCGGCCCGCGGCAGCCTGTCCGGGGCGCAGGGCGGCTACCGGGGACGCAACCAGACCTCCGACGGCAAGCCCGGCACGGTCGTCGGTCCCCCGCCGAGCCTCCGCGGACGCTCGGTGCAGGTCAAGAACGACGTCAGCTACCAGATCGCCCCCGGCGTCGTGCTGCGCGAGTGGGACCAGGTCGACGGCCGCCAGCCGATCGGTCAGGTGCGGATGAACCTCGTCACCGTCGACCTCGACGCACCGAACATCTCGTTCGAGGAGCTGTCACCGAAGTACGTCACGAAGCGCAACACGGTCAGCCAGCTCGGCCGCTGGAACGGCGTCCTCGGCGCGGTCAACGGCGACTTCTTCGACATCAGCGAGACCGGGGCGCCGCTCGGCGTCGCGATCCACCACGAGCGCGGCATCCTCAACGCCGCCCGCGAGGGCTGGATCCCGGGGGTGAACTCGTCGTTGTGGTTCGACACCACCGGTCCGCACGTCAGCCCGCTGACCGTCCAGTACACGATCCGTCAGCGCCGCGCCTGGACCGTCAGCGGCCTCAACCACCCCGAGGTGCCGAGCGGCCAGATCGGCGTCTTCACCCACGACTGGAACCGCACGTCGGGCAACGACGTGCTCCCCGCCGACAAGAAGCGGGCGCGCGAGGTCGTGCTCTGGAAGAACCGGGTCGTTTCCAACCGACCCAAGCTCTCCGACGGGCGCAAGATCCGCAAGAACAACCGGGTCCTGGTCGGCGTGGGCCCGGCCGCGGCCAAGCTCGCGCAGCTCAAGCCCGGCAAGAAGATCACCCTGTCCAAGCGGATCGAGGGAGGCCGGCCGACGGTGGCCATCAGCGGCGACCGGCCCCTGCTGGTCAACGGCCTCCGGAGCGTCATCAACAACACCATCGCCCACCCCCGCACGGCGGTCGGCATCGACGCCGACGGCCGCCGGCTGCTGATCCTCGTCGTCGACGGCCGGTCCGCCTCCAGCCGCGGCTACACGATGGTCGAGCTCGCCGACCTGATGACGGCGCTCGGTGCGGAGAACGCCCTCAACCTCGACGGCGGCGGGTCGTCGGCGATGTACACCCGCACCGGCACGGGTGCGATGGGCATCGTCAACGAGCCCTCCGACGGCGGTGAGCGCCTGGTGCCCAACGCGTTCGGTGTGGTCTACCACGCACCGCTGCCGCCGGTGGTGCCGATCCTGCCGCCGACGGTGCCCCCCACGCCCACGCCCACGCCCACCGTCACACCCACGCCGACGCCGACTCCCTGA
- a CDS encoding (p)ppGpp synthetase has product MSEQEPVREAVRAYAALQPQLASATQAYVALIQVLLDDAGIDYLSVTGRTKSVASFAAKANRTDGGRPLYPDPLDQITDQIGVRVITYVHSDVAAVAEVLDDELVMLDDRDLGEETARSGRFGYASRHLLVETRPGAELPVLEGHRASVQVRTVLQHAWAEFEHDIRYKGNVPEDAAADLDRRFTLAAGLIELADREFATIRERIQAAAPGSTTEPEADRIVGQDLATFLAGHYSDAGWSHTDHYDWIADLLTQLGIDSIDDLADLLTSVDADAVIRRMGYRYPAGAVRRLDDALLAIFGEQYVTLAGNSHRVPLLRARLEKLTTPET; this is encoded by the coding sequence ATGAGCGAGCAGGAGCCGGTGCGCGAGGCCGTACGCGCCTATGCGGCCCTGCAACCGCAGCTCGCGTCGGCCACCCAGGCCTACGTCGCCCTCATCCAGGTCCTGCTCGACGACGCCGGCATCGACTACCTCAGCGTCACCGGCCGCACGAAGAGCGTCGCGTCGTTCGCGGCGAAGGCCAACCGCACCGATGGCGGGCGCCCCCTCTACCCCGACCCGCTCGACCAGATCACCGACCAGATCGGCGTCCGCGTGATCACCTACGTCCACAGCGACGTCGCGGCGGTCGCCGAGGTCCTCGACGACGAGCTGGTGATGCTCGACGACCGCGACCTGGGCGAGGAGACGGCCCGGTCCGGTCGCTTCGGCTACGCCAGCCGGCACCTGCTGGTCGAGACCCGGCCCGGCGCCGAGCTGCCGGTCCTCGAGGGGCACCGGGCGAGCGTCCAGGTGCGCACCGTGCTCCAGCACGCGTGGGCGGAGTTCGAGCACGACATCCGCTACAAGGGCAACGTCCCCGAGGACGCCGCCGCCGACCTCGACCGCCGCTTCACCCTCGCCGCCGGGCTCATCGAGCTCGCCGACCGCGAGTTCGCCACGATCCGCGAGCGCATCCAGGCCGCCGCGCCCGGCAGCACCACCGAGCCCGAGGCCGACCGCATCGTCGGCCAGGACCTCGCGACCTTCCTCGCCGGCCACTACAGCGACGCCGGCTGGTCGCACACCGACCACTACGACTGGATCGCCGACCTCCTCACCCAGCTCGGCATCGACAGCATCGACGACCTCGCCGACCTCCTCACCTCCGTCGACGCCGACGCGGTGATCCGCCGGATGGGCTACCGCTACCCCGCCGGAGCCGTACGCCGCCTCGACGACGCCCTGCTCGCGATCTTCGGAGAGCAGTACGTCACCCTCGCCGGCAACAGCCACCGGGTGCCGCTGCTGCGCGCGCGGCTGGAGAAGCTGACGACACCCGAGACCTGA
- a CDS encoding ionic transporter y4hA, which yields MSRPSWTTLAPIVAIVALVPAWFAHPEGIVLGALAVLLVAAVLAAVHHAEVVAHRVGEPYGSLVLAVAVTIIEVGLIVTLMVTTDKDTAGLARDTVFAAVMITLNGIVGISLLVGALKHHLAVFNPEGTGAALATVIALAVLCLVVPSVTTSEPGPEFTGAQLAFAAIASLVLYGMFVFTQTIRHRDFFLPVAPGQYVPMVATRAEAALAASDRAAERQSGREAAADGFEHEPVDLDEDGHADPPSDRAALASLGLLVVSLVAVVGLAKVESPAIESGVAALGFPQAVVGVVIALLVLAPESIAAVRAAARERVQVSLNLALGSAMASIGLTIPAIAVASIWLDGPLELGLDQLQTVLLLLTAAVSILTVVPGRAKPLQGGVHLVLFVSFLFLTIAP from the coding sequence ATGAGCCGCCCTTCCTGGACGACCCTTGCCCCGATCGTGGCCATCGTCGCCCTCGTGCCGGCCTGGTTCGCCCATCCCGAGGGGATCGTGCTCGGTGCGCTCGCGGTGCTGCTGGTGGCCGCCGTGCTCGCCGCGGTGCACCACGCGGAGGTCGTCGCGCACCGCGTCGGCGAGCCGTACGGCTCGTTGGTGCTCGCGGTCGCGGTCACCATCATCGAGGTGGGGCTGATCGTCACCCTGATGGTCACCACCGACAAGGACACCGCCGGCCTGGCCCGCGACACCGTCTTCGCCGCGGTGATGATCACCCTCAACGGCATCGTCGGCATCTCGCTGCTGGTGGGCGCGCTCAAGCACCACCTCGCGGTCTTCAACCCCGAGGGCACCGGCGCCGCGCTGGCGACCGTGATCGCGCTGGCCGTGCTCTGCCTGGTGGTGCCGTCGGTGACCACGTCCGAGCCGGGCCCGGAGTTCACCGGAGCCCAGCTGGCCTTCGCCGCCATCGCGTCGCTGGTGCTCTACGGCATGTTCGTCTTCACCCAGACCATCCGGCACCGCGACTTCTTCCTCCCGGTCGCTCCGGGGCAGTACGTCCCGATGGTGGCCACCAGGGCCGAGGCTGCCCTCGCCGCGTCGGACCGCGCCGCCGAACGGCAGTCCGGGCGCGAGGCGGCCGCCGACGGCTTCGAGCACGAACCCGTGGACCTCGACGAGGACGGTCACGCCGACCCGCCCAGCGACCGTGCCGCGCTGGCCAGCCTGGGCCTGCTCGTCGTCTCGCTGGTCGCGGTCGTCGGCCTGGCCAAGGTCGAGTCCCCGGCCATCGAGTCCGGCGTCGCGGCGCTCGGCTTCCCGCAGGCGGTCGTCGGTGTCGTGATCGCCCTGCTCGTGCTCGCCCCCGAGTCGATCGCCGCGGTCCGCGCGGCGGCCCGTGAGCGGGTGCAGGTGAGCCTGAACCTCGCCCTCGGCTCTGCGATGGCTTCCATCGGGCTGACCATCCCGGCCATCGCGGTCGCGAGCATCTGGCTCGACGGGCCGCTCGAGCTCGGGCTCGACCAGCTCCAGACGGTGCTCCTGCTGCTGACCGCCGCAGTCTCGATCCTCACCGTCGTGCCGGGGCGCGCCAAGCCGCTGCAGGGCGGCGTGCACCTGGTCCTCTTCGTCTCGTTCCTGTTCCTGACGATCGCGCCCTGA
- a CDS encoding ABC transporter substrate-binding protein: MTVRRSPVLRGPVLRRPARTAAAVLSSVALMATLGACGGAASGESADSLTEVSLVFEGALTVCTDMPYAPFEYEEKGKPTGFDIDLIRTVADSLEADLDVIDVSFDDITSGDSLNNDVCDVAISAMTITGERARVLDFSSPYFDAKQALITPRGSGLDAVEELAGKRVGVQKDTTGETYLSDFAPASTQVTAYDDAAGLQAALAAGELDAAMLDNTVSGQFVSDNPRLKLAREFDTGEQYGMAVKKDGNIPLLRQINSVLADLRQDGTYDKIYGRYFG, translated from the coding sequence ATGACCGTCCGTCGCTCTCCCGTCCTCCGTGGGCCCGTCCTCCGCCGGCCCGCCCGCACCGCCGCGGCGGTCCTGTCCTCCGTGGCGCTGATGGCCACGCTGGGTGCCTGCGGTGGTGCTGCCAGCGGGGAGTCGGCCGACTCCCTGACCGAGGTCTCCCTGGTCTTCGAGGGCGCGCTGACGGTGTGCACCGACATGCCCTACGCGCCCTTCGAGTACGAGGAGAAGGGCAAGCCCACCGGCTTCGACATCGACCTCATCCGCACGGTGGCCGACTCGCTCGAGGCCGACCTCGACGTGATCGACGTGTCCTTCGACGACATCACCTCGGGCGACTCGCTCAACAACGACGTCTGCGACGTGGCCATCTCCGCGATGACCATCACCGGCGAGCGGGCGCGCGTGCTCGACTTCTCCAGCCCCTACTTCGACGCCAAGCAGGCGCTCATCACGCCCCGCGGCTCGGGCCTCGACGCGGTCGAGGAGCTCGCCGGCAAGCGCGTCGGCGTGCAGAAGGACACCACCGGCGAGACCTACCTGAGCGACTTCGCCCCCGCCAGCACCCAGGTGACGGCGTACGACGACGCGGCCGGCCTGCAGGCGGCGCTCGCCGCCGGCGAGCTCGACGCTGCGATGCTCGACAACACGGTGTCGGGACAGTTCGTCTCCGACAACCCGCGGCTGAAGCTGGCCCGCGAGTTCGACACCGGCGAGCAGTACGGCATGGCGGTGAAGAAGGACGGCAACATCCCGCTCCTGCGCCAGATCAACAGCGTGCTCGCCGACCTGCGCCAAGACGGCACCTACGACAAGATCTACGGCCGGTACTTCGGCTGA
- a CDS encoding ATP/GTP-binding protein — protein MDFETTKAQRAAASTKIVIAGGFGVGKSTLVGAVSEIDPLRTEALVTNESEGVDDLAAVPTKATTTVAMDFGRLTLAEDLVLYLFGTPGQRRFWFMWDDLCRGAIGAIVLVDVARLDESFSPLDYFESKGIPFIVAVNEFDGVPRYPAEEIAAALALPADVPIISLDARDREQAKGALVKITEYSLMRLRESLTVNAN, from the coding sequence GTGGACTTCGAAACTACTAAGGCACAGCGAGCTGCTGCGTCGACGAAGATCGTCATCGCTGGCGGCTTCGGCGTCGGCAAGTCGACGCTCGTCGGCGCCGTGTCGGAGATCGACCCGCTGCGCACCGAGGCACTCGTCACCAACGAGTCCGAGGGCGTCGACGATCTCGCCGCCGTGCCCACGAAGGCCACGACCACCGTGGCCATGGACTTCGGTCGACTGACGCTGGCGGAGGACCTGGTCCTCTACCTCTTCGGCACGCCCGGCCAGCGGCGCTTCTGGTTCATGTGGGACGACCTGTGCCGCGGCGCCATCGGCGCCATCGTGCTGGTGGACGTGGCGCGCCTCGACGAGTCGTTCTCGCCCCTGGACTACTTCGAGTCCAAGGGCATCCCCTTCATCGTCGCCGTCAACGAGTTCGACGGCGTCCCGCGCTACCCCGCCGAGGAGATCGCCGCCGCGCTGGCCCTGCCTGCCGACGTACCGATCATCAGCCTCGACGCCCGCGACCGCGAGCAGGCCAAGGGCGCGCTCGTGAAGATCACCGAATACTCGCTCATGCGGCTTCGTGAGTCGCTCACCGTGAATGCGAACTGA
- a CDS encoding DUF742 domain-containing protein, with the protein MTPPHEPEDEGAYRPRLIRSYTITAGRTATSVDLAMEATLRLQAGAEAPVLSPSAAQVLEVCDRRSVAEVSALTKMPIGVTRVLLGDLIEQGLIRIQATITDKSSTDERLELIERTLRGLRNY; encoded by the coding sequence ATGACGCCGCCACACGAACCGGAGGACGAGGGCGCCTACCGCCCCCGACTGATCCGGTCCTACACCATCACCGCAGGTCGGACGGCCACCAGTGTCGACCTGGCCATGGAGGCCACGCTGCGCCTCCAGGCTGGTGCGGAGGCGCCCGTCCTCTCCCCTTCTGCCGCGCAGGTTCTCGAGGTCTGCGACCGCCGATCCGTGGCCGAGGTCTCGGCCCTCACCAAGATGCCGATCGGCGTCACCCGGGTGCTGCTGGGCGACCTCATCGAGCAGGGACTCATCCGGATCCAGGCCACCATCACCGACAAGTCGTCGACAGATGAGCGTCTCGAGCTCATCGAAAGGACCCTCCGTGGACTTCGAAACTACTAA